A window of the Halostagnicola kamekurae genome harbors these coding sequences:
- a CDS encoding ATP-binding cassette domain-containing protein, with product MSEPALAADGLGKSFSGDAVFDKLDLTVDSGEVVVLLGPNGTGKSVLASCLAGGLSPSEGTVEVSGDEPATIPGTTSFLLQDALCLNRLTGRENITFYDQPNPSFTDRWRTLVETFGIDDQLDDRADQYSGGMRRKLELAISLSVETPLYILDEPTAALDLTMVREVHHQLSKLRDRGKASS from the coding sequence ATGAGCGAACCCGCCCTCGCTGCCGACGGCCTCGGAAAGTCGTTCAGCGGGGATGCCGTATTTGATAAGCTCGACCTGACCGTCGATTCTGGTGAGGTCGTCGTCTTGCTGGGCCCAAACGGAACGGGAAAATCCGTACTCGCCTCCTGTCTCGCTGGTGGTCTGTCCCCTTCCGAGGGCACCGTCGAAGTTTCGGGAGACGAACCAGCTACTATTCCCGGAACGACGAGTTTTCTGCTTCAGGATGCTCTGTGTCTCAATAGGTTGACTGGACGGGAGAATATCACGTTCTACGACCAACCCAACCCGTCATTTACCGACCGGTGGCGGACGCTGGTTGAAACGTTCGGCATTGACGACCAGCTCGACGACCGAGCGGACCAGTACTCCGGCGGGATGCGCCGGAAACTCGAGCTCGCCATCTCCCTGAGCGTCGAGACACCGCTGTACATCCTCGATGAACCCACAGCCGCCCTCGACCTCACGATGGTGCGCGAGGTCCATCATCAGCTGTCGAAGCTCCGCGACCGCGGGAAAGCGTCCTCATGA
- a CDS encoding ArsR/SmtB family transcription factor, with the protein MIELDELLTVLAKAYTNDILAALDKGPIPAREIAEISGASRPTVYRRLNQLEAVGAVETTMSMPSNGQQRKEFRLVIEELEFSPVSDRGVVEDVDFVASN; encoded by the coding sequence ATGATTGAACTTGACGAACTCCTCACCGTGTTGGCCAAGGCGTACACGAACGACATTCTCGCAGCACTGGATAAAGGACCGATTCCTGCCCGCGAGATCGCCGAGATATCTGGTGCTTCTCGTCCGACAGTATATCGGCGTCTCAACCAGCTTGAAGCGGTCGGTGCCGTTGAGACGACGATGTCTATGCCGTCCAATGGACAGCAACGCAAGGAATTCCGACTTGTTATTGAGGAACTCGAGTTCTCGCCCGTGAGCGACAGGGGTGTTGTCGAGGATGTGGATTTCGTAGCTTCGAATTGA
- a CDS encoding ArsR/SmtB family transcription factor — protein MSKSKLTRNTSRLRGKRGFQFKNDGTTIDSEAVLDLLSDDHARRILDKLDGKPLSARELVERLDSSRATVYRRLDSLEAAGLVRTSMSVEVDGHHRQQYHVAVNRLRLTFESNGVTVKAGD, from the coding sequence ATGTCGAAATCAAAACTGACCCGTAATACGTCGCGGCTACGCGGGAAACGAGGATTTCAGTTCAAGAACGATGGTACAACAATCGATTCGGAGGCAGTGCTCGATCTGTTGAGTGACGACCATGCTCGGCGCATACTAGACAAACTTGATGGCAAGCCACTCTCTGCACGGGAGTTAGTAGAGCGGTTGGACAGTTCCCGAGCTACCGTCTATCGACGTCTGGATAGTCTCGAAGCCGCAGGTCTCGTCCGGACTTCGATGAGCGTCGAGGTGGACGGTCATCATCGACAGCAATACCATGTCGCAGTCAACCGACTCCGGCTCACCTTCGAGAGCAATGGCGTCACGGTCAAGGCGGGCGATTGA
- a CDS encoding response regulator, which produces MASEMRVENPRVLMVDDEKKVADAYALRLEGVGEVTVAYGGEEALTVVGEQLTPDVVLLDRHMPGLSGDEVLDQLRGRDLKTRVVMVTAIDPGLDIVDMPFDDYLSKPVDREDLHAAVDQQCQVLAYELLGEYFRLESTRAVIDAELPAGEVAADDRLADIEARRNDVKQRVLRLLPETEELLSEFSGIDRERY; this is translated from the coding sequence ATGGCCAGCGAGATGCGTGTGGAAAATCCTCGAGTCCTGATGGTCGACGACGAAAAGAAGGTAGCCGACGCGTATGCACTCCGTCTCGAAGGCGTCGGTGAAGTGACCGTCGCGTATGGAGGCGAGGAAGCGCTCACAGTCGTGGGCGAGCAGTTAACGCCAGACGTTGTCCTGCTTGATCGGCATATGCCCGGCCTCTCTGGTGACGAGGTGCTCGATCAGCTCCGGGGACGAGATCTCAAGACACGCGTCGTAATGGTGACGGCGATCGATCCGGGTCTGGATATCGTCGATATGCCGTTCGACGACTATCTCTCGAAGCCAGTCGACCGTGAGGATCTTCACGCCGCCGTTGACCAGCAGTGTCAGGTGCTCGCGTACGAACTTCTCGGCGAGTACTTCCGGCTAGAGTCGACGCGAGCGGTCATCGACGCCGAACTACCGGCCGGCGAGGTAGCGGCTGATGATCGACTCGCCGACATCGAGGCACGCCGTAACGATGTCAAACAGCGTGTTCTGAGACTGCTTCCGGAAACTGAGGAGTTACTTTCCGAGTTCTCGGGGATCGACCGCGAACGATACTGA